From Sander lucioperca isolate FBNREF2018 chromosome 14, SLUC_FBN_1.2, whole genome shotgun sequence, the proteins below share one genomic window:
- the ptges gene encoding prostaglandin E synthase, which translates to MTDLITNGVFSCFVFYGVLLVIKMYIIAIITGQVRLRKKAFANPEDALRHGGLQYHRQDPYVERCRRAHVNDMENILPFLFLGAIYSMTGPSLAVARIHFLVFFMGRMLHTIAYLFALRAPTRSLAYTVAQIPCISMAVQILIAVAAYA; encoded by the exons aTGACAGACCTTATAACAAATGGtgttttctcctgttttgttttctacGGCGTGCTTCTGGTgataaaaatgtacattataGCAATAATAACGGGACAAGTGAGGCTGCGCAAAAAG GCTTTTGCCAACCCCGAGGACGCGTTGAGACACGGAGGCTTACAGTATCACAGACAGGATCCATATGTGGAAAGATGCCGGAG AGCTCATGTTAATGACATGGAGAACAtcctccccttcctcttcctggGTGCTATCTACTCCATGACTGGACCCTCACTGGCTGTGGCCCGCATTCACTTTCTGGTCTTCTTCATGGGCCGTATGCTGCACACCATTGCCTACCTGTTTGCCCTGCGTGCACCGACACGCTCTTTGGCCTACACCGTGGCCCAGATACCTTGTATCTCTATGGCTGTGCAGATCCTAATAGCAGTCGCAGCGTATGCCTGA